The DNA sequence AGAAGATAAATACCATCATATAAGTTTGAAAGGTAAGGATCTACACATTCAGTCCAAACTTACACATAAGATTGCATAGAAGTTCTCCAAGTCATCAGGAATTGAGATGTTATAAGTAATTTTGTTGATGGATTCATCAACATTCTCCCCTCCTGCATCTTGCACATACTGCATACAGTGTTTGATAAATGTCAAAGAGTAACATGAAAACATACAATAAGAAAGGAATACATGAACACCTTTTTTCAAATTCTTACCTTCATCTTGTAAGCCTCATTTGTGAAATACCAAACACCCTACAAGGTGCAATGAAAGTTAGTGGCTAGGATTTGCCTTAAATCTATGGAAGTTATAAAATCTTTAACTATCTTCATGGTGCTTATGATatctctctgttttttcttcatattaATGCAAAACCCAACTGAATGCAATAAGGGTTGTCCTTAATGACAAAGGTTTTCTGTTgtttgagaaggaaaaaaaatcatgtgcCTAACTAACCTCGCTATACTGAAGCCAAGCGACTACCGGTTTGAATGAGGATTTCTTGTTTGCTGCAGCTTTAGTTAAGCACATATAGTTCTGTTTCACCTGTAAAAGCATTTAAAGAgcaggtgaaggaaaactccaAGTTCCACACTAATTGGAGGATTTAAACTCATAAGAAAGAGCTTTAGCTCAACATATATAATCTTATAGGTCAGTTTCCATTAACCAAAAAGAGGTTAAAGAATGAAGAACATAAAACTGAATCAGTCATTAATCCTTGTAGTCTTTTACGGTGAATCTCAATCTCTTTTTTGTAGATAATGCTTTGGACTTACTGTATCATAGACTTGATTAGCTCTAACTTCCATATTTGCAAAGACCCCCAAGTACTTGATCCACTCTGCTCTCTGAGAGATATAAACAACAGCAACTTTTGGTGCTCAACTCAATATGATACTTATGTGTGAACATAAAGGTATGTAAGAGATGTTACATTTTACCTGGAGAGGAGTCTCCTCAGCAGAAGGTAGAAACATGGCAAAATTACAAGCTTCTTGTTGATCACTGTTGCCAATAAAGTGCGCTGCGAATTGCGTAAGTTGTTGATCATCGCTCTTATTTATAATCACGATGTCTCCTTCAGCACGCGATTTCAATAAGCATTCAGAAGCTACAGAATCTGATGTTATGCCCTTCAAGTTCCCTAACAGACCTAGGAGctgttcaaatttcaaatttcaaattcaacaagaaaagagggaaaattcTACAATGGGCTAAGGGCCCATTTATAGTATATAGACTTCATTCATTTCATGAACCAAGTAGATAGTCCTTAGTTCTTCTAGGGTACCATCCTTGCCAAAATGGAAAAATCCCTTGAGCAGGTTGAAATCAGAGAAATGTTAAACTTAGGACCAATCCAGTTTTTATCATGAGGGATAGGTCAATCAAGAATATATGAATTTGGAATAACAAAACATCAAATTTAACCGTTGGATATTCTACGGCATCTGCGTTATCTGCCGGAAAGCATTTAGGTGTGGTATCATACTTAGCTTAAGACAGAACCCTAGAGCCTATGGAAGTTGGAGTGGAAGAAAAAGCCTTAGCATTACCACATAAAAGAAGCTAGCAATCCTCACCTCAAAGAAAGATACTGAAAAGGCAAAGAGAGATTAAGGGTtagattaaccaaaaaaaaaaatctaaacaagAACTCAAATGTAGGTCTAGGTTGAATTTGAGGTATAACATTGGCAGAAAAGAACCCTACTCGGTGGTGTGGATCTACTCTTAGACACAAATAGGTGCGAAAAGACTGTgctgcacccccccccccaaccctgATGCCTTCACGTAGCCTCCTATTGGCTTGCACGTTGGCACAGTTGCCTTACAAGTAGGGTTTTCTTGCCCATTAAATTATAACAAAGACCCAAGATGGGCTTGTATTGATGCATATAGCAAATGAATCCAACCCAATCCCAATGGGCTGTCTCTGCATATGAAGAATTTGGGTCCGTTCGGTATGAAGTGGGAATGAGGTTGATTTTAATTTTGCCATGAGTCAATTCTAATTGGACTGAAATTGGACATGCATGGGTCTAGTGATCCACTTATTTAGAAAATTTTAGCGTCATCTGATCTGCCATGTGGTAACATTAGAAATCCATTCGTAAATTCTTTCCAACTAAAAAGGACGAACGTTTGGTTTAAAGGATGAACTTATTCTCACAAAAACTTACTCCCATTCACCAAAAGCCCAATACCAAACATCCCATTTCAATTAAATTACTGATTCatggatggagaagaagaatatttACCTGGAACGCCTGGAAATTCTTGTGTGTCGATGGAGTAGTTGGATAGAGGGACCACAAAGGATTTGATTCTTTCCGTGCAGTATTTTGTCTTTGTAGCCATTTTTGAGTTGTTCTTCATGTCATAACAgtatttcacatataaatatcATTTAGTTTGTGTTTGGAAACAGGATATAACTTGTAGAGTAAAATAGATCGGATCATGATCCTAATTATAACATAGATTTCAATGATTCAACAATGAATCGAATACGGAGATCAAATGTAGATACACTATATTAAGATTCGACTTAGGgatgcaagtttggccttgtcAACCAGAGTGCACCCTAAGCTTAAACAGTGTCTGGGCTTTGATATGCTAAACCTAAAGGCAGGTCAGGGCTGAGGGTTGGGCTGAGCCCAGCTTGGCCCCTGCTCCTTTATCTCCCTTCCCCTCCTCTTGGTCGTAGCCAATTAATCTCCCCAGCTCAGCCTAGCCTTGCATCTCCCTTTCTCCGTCCCCATAGTCGTTCAGGGGCAGCTTGGCTAGACGTTGAGGGCGGATCAGGGTTGAATTTTTCATGCCTTGAGTCAGTTTGGGATGGGTCAGGCCAGGCCGAGCCTTAGAAAGCCTCGTCCAACCGACCTAGAATCCCAATCGAATTTTCGAACCCAAAAAAAACCCCCACCTGAAAGGCTGAATAgtttccatgaaaaaaaaaatgagggtaATGAAGTCATTTGAATTTGGTGGGTCCCACAGAACCCTcaaatagtgttttttttttttttttggtaaaaccctCAAATAGTTTGACTCCGTTCATTTGGTGAGCTTTGATGGCCCCTGATCCCCTAACTTGTACATCCCTAAACAATTGAATGCTACTATCTTAACCGTCCATTAATCTGTTCCAGGCAGATTTTTCTCTGCCCTCCAAAAATGAACTCAACAGATTCACTGGTTTTAATTGTTTCAGACTACTGGGTTCTGAGACATCCCAATCATGGATGTGCACGATAAGATGGTCACTCTATCTGGGTTCACATTAATCCTAACCGTACATTTAGAATAAAGAACACTgtaaatggaagaagaagaagaagaagagagagagagagagagagagagagagagagaacctgaaTAAGAAGATAGCTCTTGGCATCAACACTATTTTTGATGACTTTGAAGGTCTGCCCATAATATATACGGAAATACACAGCATCTTCGACCCGTGAAATGTTACCGACCGGCACCGTCGGAGCTGCTCCATGGACTACTGGAAGCCACAGAGATACTAAGAATAGAAAAAAGTACActtgcagagaagaagaagaagaagaagaagaagaagaagaagacattgCTCGTGATGAACAGGTAAACTAAATTTGTTACTTACTATAAGGCCAAGCCAAATATATTACCTATATAAACCTATGCTTGATGGGCCCAACGGGTAACATTGATCCGACCCGGCCGAACCAAATACTCCTATCCAGAAAACTAGCCaagattttataattttattactGGGTTTTGGTGGGATGATTTTGATCTAAGTCGACCCATAAACCCGACCAGAATAGGCCAGATGTAGAATGTGGGATGGTGGAGTTGCAGGctttttgaatttgtttttaattttggtGGGGTCCAGTTCATATGATGGTGGGATTGGGGGTTGAATTATTTGATCTTAGTTTTGTTAGTTTCTGTTTGGGtatttattcttttctcttttatgttGAAAACATGACCACCCGTGACCCATGGGTTcttgtcattttccttttatccCTTATAGAGGAGATGGTGGAGGAATTGATTGATCCATTCTTTGTGCGATGTGTACCCTCAAACCATGTGCAGTGCACTAAGTACTATCTAACCCTAAAATGGAATTCATAAATCTTCTAATTATAGGTGTCTTAAACCCTACCGGAtcttcaacttaaaaaaaaaattatgattcaTTCTAGTTCCTTTTGTGGCCtttctaattttaattaatttttaggtggttttaattttttttttctaaggatCTGGCTCTTCTACGGCACAGGGCACGATGCATTGTGCAGTACAAATCTGAGAATCAGACACATTCAAATACACACCCTAACACAAGGACAAACATCCCAAGGGTGCTTATGATCATCATATGCGTGGCGCACCATAAAGGAACTACACACCTTTTGGATTTGGCTCTTCTATGATGTTCTACACTATGCATACCAATTTAtgcacacctcgactaatcctcgaggAGACTGGTGCAGTAACTCACCGCCagggtctccacttaaattgtaGATGTACAGATGGAGAATTGAACCTGAAATCGTATGTCTATCCACTTAATTCTCAATTCCCCCTAACCATCTATATACTATGCAATGCACATTTAAGCACACATTTCAAAATACTT is a window from the Macadamia integrifolia cultivar HAES 741 chromosome 5, SCU_Mint_v3, whole genome shotgun sequence genome containing:
- the LOC122078775 gene encoding uncharacterized protein LOC122078775 isoform X2, translating into MSSSSSSSSSSSSLQVYFFLFLVSLWLPVVHGAAPTVPVGNISRVEDAVYFRIYYGQTFKVIKNSVDAKSYLLIQNNSKMATKTKYCTERIKSFVVPLSNYSIDTQEFPGVPVSFFELLGLLGNLKGITSDSVASECLLKSRAEGDIVIINKSDDQQLTQFAAHFIGNSDQQEACNFAMFLPSAEETPLQRAEWIKYLGVFANMEVRANQVYDTVKQNYMCLTKAAANKKSSFKPVVAWLQYSEGVWYFTNEAYKMKYVQDAGGENVDESINKITYNISIPDDLENFYAILCTLDVVIDETYVDDPTQYNLTTFLHNINVDDQSCFAFLANQSVWRYDKRTYNSTAIDWFDGAISQPQLVLADLLEAFLPTGNYTTTYFRNLAKEEEIVTVGPEMCNRESSAAMEPTMVPCQ
- the LOC122078775 gene encoding uncharacterized protein LOC122078775 isoform X3 is translated as MEQLRRCRSVTFHGSKMLCISVYIMGRPSKSSKIVLMPRAIFLFRTTQKWLQRQNTARKESNPLWSLYPTTPSTHKNFQAFQLLGLLGNLKGITSDSVASECLLKSRAEGDIVIINKSDDQQLTQFAAHFIGNSDQQEACNFAMFLPSAEETPLQRAEWIKYLGVFANMEVRANQVYDTVKQNYMCLTKAAANKKSSFKPVVAWLQYSEGVWYFTNEAYKMKYVQDAGGENVDESINKITYNISIPDDLENFYAILCTLDVVIDETYVDDPTQYNLTTFLHNINVDDQSCFAFLANQSVWRYDKRTYNSTAIDWFDGAISQPQLVLADLLEAFLPTGNYTTTYFRNLAKEEEIVTVGPEMCNRESSAAMEPTMVPCQ
- the LOC122078775 gene encoding uncharacterized protein LOC122078775 isoform X1 encodes the protein MSSSSSSSSSSSSLQVYFFLFLVSLWLPVVHGAAPTVPVGNISRVEDAVYFRIYYGQTFKVIKNSVDAKSYLLIQNNSKMATKTKYCTERIKSFVVPLSNYSIDTQEFPGVPVSFFEVRIASFFYVLLGLLGNLKGITSDSVASECLLKSRAEGDIVIINKSDDQQLTQFAAHFIGNSDQQEACNFAMFLPSAEETPLQRAEWIKYLGVFANMEVRANQVYDTVKQNYMCLTKAAANKKSSFKPVVAWLQYSEGVWYFTNEAYKMKYVQDAGGENVDESINKITYNISIPDDLENFYAILCTLDVVIDETYVDDPTQYNLTTFLHNINVDDQSCFAFLANQSVWRYDKRTYNSTAIDWFDGAISQPQLVLADLLEAFLPTGNYTTTYFRNLAKEEEIVTVGPEMCNRESSAAMEPTMVPCQ